Proteins from a genomic interval of Mycolicibacterium grossiae:
- a CDS encoding non-ribosomal peptide synthetase: MGAGATGPQTVRDEVAELLGVSPDALDPTADLIASGLDSIRMMSLSGRWRKQGINLGFADLAASPTVEAWIALVAEHTAAPTESAAPSEGSARVDADAGRPEDADAPFPLAPIQHAMWVGRHGEQELGGVAAHLYVEFDGSAVDPERLRSAAAKLNARHPMLRQEILPDGTQRISDRDLPVTVFDLRDRDVASAEAELERIRDAKSHQLLEGEVLQISLSLLPDGRTRLHVDMDMQAADAVSYRNFMADLAAFYRGADLPELGYTYREYRATLTATTPPPSEEDLAWWAERVPDLAEPPALPLIPRDAQANPLRSVRLWHVLDVPTRDALFAAAHRRGITPAMAVAAAYANTLAHWSTDSRFLLNLPMFGREPYHPDVEKLVGDFTSSLMLDIDLTGTDTAASRSRAVQELLHATAQHSAVSGLDVLRDVSRHRGTQTLATIVYTSALGLGDLFAGDVTDQFGEPVWTISQGPQVLIDAQATPLANGLMINWDVRVEAFPAGVPEAMFAHQLAELTRLATDDAAWEAADPPAVSAQSLAVRDAANATSFPPSGDTLLDGFHRHAEATPDATAVIATGGTVTYAELRERALAIAAALQSRGVHRGDVVAVLGPKNAEQIPALLGILTAGAAYLPIGVDQPAERATRILATGGVEFALVTGSEVPDLLDGTGVPALTVADAEIIGDPAHFEAPATAPDDLAYVLFTSGSTGEPKGVELTHDAVLNTLEFLYDHFGIGPSDRALALSHLESDMSVPDVFGTLRVGASVVVVDEEHRRDPDTWARLIAEHHVTVVNFLPGWLEMLVEVPGALDSLRVVLTGGDWVRPELARAVRRRAPGVRFAGLGGATETAIHATLFEVTEEPPAGWASIPYGVPFGNNACRVVNARGEDCPDWVPGEVWFSGRGIARGYRGRPDLTAEKFVEHDGRIWYRSGDLARYWPDGTLEFVGRADHRVKVSGYRIELGEIEAALGRVPGVGAAVASVVAVEGGRDVLGALVRIDDPEVGTDAVAARVAEILPPHMVPQLVVATDRIPFHNGKIDRRGVAQRLADAGVPAGRGHRPPTTPLEKALASIVSEVLGRSEISVDDDFFALGGDSVLATATVARIRDWLDTPTVMVPDVFATRTIAALADRLTAREAGSDRLAQVAELYLEIADMDNAAVSSELERASASR, encoded by the coding sequence GTGGGTGCTGGTGCGACGGGTCCGCAGACGGTGCGCGACGAGGTCGCCGAACTGCTCGGCGTGTCACCCGACGCCCTCGATCCCACCGCGGATCTGATCGCTTCCGGCCTCGATTCGATCCGGATGATGTCGCTGTCCGGACGGTGGCGCAAGCAGGGCATCAACCTCGGATTCGCAGACCTGGCGGCCAGTCCCACGGTCGAAGCGTGGATCGCCCTGGTGGCCGAACACACCGCCGCGCCGACGGAGAGCGCCGCGCCGTCGGAGGGCAGTGCCCGCGTGGACGCCGACGCCGGCCGTCCGGAGGACGCCGACGCGCCGTTCCCGCTGGCGCCGATCCAGCACGCGATGTGGGTCGGCCGGCACGGCGAGCAGGAACTCGGCGGCGTGGCCGCCCACCTCTACGTCGAATTCGACGGCAGCGCAGTCGATCCCGAACGGCTGCGCAGCGCCGCCGCGAAACTCAATGCGCGCCATCCCATGCTGCGCCAGGAGATCCTCCCCGACGGCACCCAGCGCATCAGCGACCGCGACCTGCCGGTCACCGTCTTCGACCTCCGTGACCGCGACGTCGCCTCCGCCGAGGCCGAACTCGAGCGGATTCGCGACGCCAAGTCCCACCAGCTGCTCGAGGGCGAGGTCCTGCAGATCTCGCTGTCGCTGCTGCCCGACGGACGCACCCGGCTGCACGTCGACATGGACATGCAGGCGGCCGACGCCGTCAGCTACCGCAACTTCATGGCCGACCTCGCGGCCTTCTACCGCGGTGCCGACCTCCCGGAGCTGGGCTACACCTACCGCGAGTACCGCGCGACGCTGACCGCGACCACGCCGCCGCCGTCGGAGGAGGACCTCGCCTGGTGGGCCGAGCGGGTGCCCGACCTCGCGGAACCGCCCGCGCTGCCTCTGATTCCGCGCGACGCGCAGGCCAATCCGCTGCGCAGCGTCCGGCTCTGGCACGTCCTCGACGTGCCCACCCGCGATGCGCTGTTCGCGGCCGCCCACCGCCGCGGCATCACGCCCGCGATGGCGGTCGCCGCCGCCTACGCGAACACGTTGGCGCACTGGTCGACCGACTCGCGGTTCCTGCTCAACCTGCCGATGTTCGGCCGCGAGCCCTACCACCCCGACGTCGAGAAGCTCGTCGGCGACTTCACCTCGTCACTGATGCTCGACATCGACCTCACCGGCACCGACACGGCGGCGTCGCGCTCGCGCGCCGTGCAGGAGCTGCTGCACGCCACCGCGCAGCACTCCGCGGTCTCCGGCCTCGACGTGCTGCGCGACGTCAGCAGGCACCGCGGCACGCAGACGCTGGCCACCATCGTCTACACCAGCGCGCTCGGTCTCGGCGACCTGTTCGCCGGCGACGTCACCGACCAGTTCGGCGAGCCGGTGTGGACCATCTCGCAGGGACCGCAGGTCCTCATCGACGCGCAGGCCACCCCGCTCGCCAACGGTCTGATGATCAACTGGGACGTCCGCGTCGAGGCCTTCCCGGCCGGCGTGCCGGAGGCCATGTTCGCCCATCAGCTGGCCGAACTCACCCGTCTCGCCACCGACGACGCGGCCTGGGAGGCCGCCGACCCGCCCGCAGTCTCGGCGCAGTCCCTGGCGGTGCGCGACGCCGCGAACGCCACCTCCTTCCCGCCGAGCGGCGACACCCTGCTCGACGGCTTCCACCGCCACGCCGAGGCCACCCCGGACGCCACCGCGGTCATCGCCACCGGGGGCACCGTGACCTACGCGGAACTGCGCGAGCGCGCGCTGGCCATCGCCGCCGCGCTGCAGTCGCGCGGGGTGCACCGCGGCGACGTCGTCGCCGTCCTCGGACCGAAGAACGCCGAACAGATCCCGGCACTGCTCGGGATCCTCACCGCCGGCGCGGCGTACCTGCCGATCGGCGTCGACCAGCCGGCCGAACGCGCCACCCGGATCCTCGCGACCGGCGGCGTCGAGTTCGCGCTCGTCACCGGATCCGAGGTCCCCGACCTGCTGGACGGCACCGGCGTTCCGGCGCTGACCGTCGCCGACGCCGAGATCATCGGCGATCCCGCGCACTTCGAGGCGCCGGCGACCGCACCCGACGACCTCGCCTACGTGCTGTTCACCTCCGGATCGACCGGCGAGCCGAAGGGCGTCGAACTCACCCACGACGCCGTGCTCAACACGCTGGAATTCCTCTACGACCACTTCGGGATCGGCCCGAGCGACCGCGCGCTCGCGCTGTCGCACCTGGAGTCGGACATGTCGGTGCCCGACGTCTTCGGCACGCTGCGGGTCGGCGCCTCGGTCGTCGTCGTCGACGAGGAGCACCGCCGCGACCCGGACACCTGGGCGCGCCTGATCGCCGAGCACCACGTCACGGTGGTCAACTTCCTGCCCGGCTGGCTGGAGATGCTCGTTGAGGTGCCCGGTGCGCTCGACTCGCTGCGCGTCGTCCTCACCGGCGGTGACTGGGTGCGTCCCGAACTCGCCCGCGCGGTGCGCAGGCGCGCACCCGGCGTCCGGTTCGCCGGTCTCGGCGGCGCCACCGAGACCGCCATCCACGCCACGCTGTTCGAGGTCACCGAGGAGCCGCCCGCCGGCTGGGCGTCCATCCCATACGGCGTCCCGTTCGGCAACAACGCCTGTCGCGTGGTGAATGCCCGCGGCGAGGACTGCCCGGACTGGGTGCCCGGCGAGGTCTGGTTCTCCGGTCGCGGCATCGCCCGGGGTTACCGCGGCCGCCCCGACCTCACCGCGGAGAAGTTCGTCGAGCACGACGGCCGGATCTGGTACCGCTCCGGCGATCTGGCGCGCTACTGGCCCGACGGCACGCTCGAGTTCGTCGGTCGCGCCGATCACCGGGTCAAGGTGAGCGGCTACCGCATCGAACTCGGCGAGATCGAGGCCGCCCTGGGGCGCGTCCCCGGCGTCGGCGCTGCGGTCGCTTCCGTCGTCGCCGTCGAGGGCGGCCGCGACGTGCTTGGCGCGCTCGTCCGGATCGACGACCCGGAGGTCGGCACCGACGCGGTGGCAGCCCGGGTCGCCGAGATCCTGCCGCCGCACATGGTGCCGCAGCTGGTCGTCGCCACCGACCGCATCCCGTTCCACAACGGCAAGATCGACCGTCGCGGCGTCGCGCAGCGGCTCGCCGATGCCGGCGTGCCCGCGGGACGCGGCCACCGCCCGCCGACCACCCCGCTCGAGAAGGCACTCGCCTCGATCGTCTCGGAGGTGTTGGGGCGCAGCGAGATCAGCGTGGACGACGACTTCTTCGCGCTCGGCGGCGACTCGGTGCTGGCCACGGCGACCGTCGCGCGGATCCGCGATTGGCTGGACACGCCGACGGTCATGGTGCCCGACGTGTTCGCCACCCGCACGATCGCCGCGCTGGCCGACCGCCTGACGGCCCGCGAGGCGGGCAGCGACCGCCTCGCCCAGGTCGCCGAGCTGTACCTGGAGATCGCCGACATGGACAACGCCGCGGTCAGTTCCGAGCTGGAACGCGCGTCGGCGAGCCGATGA
- a CDS encoding (2,3-dihydroxybenzoyl)adenylate synthase, which translates to MSTGIPPDQRDLTWGFVLFPAARAQAYREAGYWRGRALDGVLREAARQWPDKPGVVDGSGTYTFAELDVRADRIAAALAARGIAPGDRVLLQLPNSREFAVAAFALLRAGVVPVLCLPGHRSAEMGHFAAVSGAVGLVIPDVVGGFDYREMAAQVVAEHPDLRHVLVLGDPGPFEDWSALADAAGGTSAPDLDVDTGGPAVLLVSGGTTGLPKLIARTHDDYVYNATACAQAVGMVHDDVYLVVLPAGHNFPFACPGLVGSMTVGATTVFTDDPSPESAFPLIDRHGVTVTALVNALAKLWTQACDWEPVLPTSLRVVQVGGSRLSPDEARYIHDGLSTGLQQIFGMAEGMLQFTRPGDPVDVVTHTQGRPMSPLDELRVVDEAGVDVAPGEEGELLVRGPYTINGYYRAEEANARSFSPDGFYRSGDRVRIFADGPLAGNVEVVGRIKDVIHRGGETVSATDLEDHLLTHPAIYAAAAVALPDEYLGEKIGAAVVFRGAPVGLADLNAFLDARGASTHARPDVLVPLPALPTTAVGKVDKKALVAAITAP; encoded by the coding sequence ATGAGCACCGGAATCCCGCCCGATCAACGCGATCTGACATGGGGTTTCGTGCTTTTCCCCGCCGCACGCGCGCAGGCCTACCGCGAGGCCGGGTACTGGCGGGGCCGGGCGCTGGACGGCGTCCTGCGGGAGGCCGCGCGGCAATGGCCGGACAAGCCCGGCGTCGTCGACGGGAGCGGTACCTACACCTTCGCCGAACTCGACGTGCGCGCCGACCGGATCGCCGCGGCACTGGCGGCCCGCGGCATCGCACCCGGTGACCGCGTGCTGCTGCAGTTGCCGAACTCGCGCGAGTTCGCGGTCGCCGCGTTCGCGCTGCTGCGCGCCGGCGTCGTCCCGGTGCTGTGCCTGCCCGGTCACCGGTCGGCGGAGATGGGGCACTTCGCGGCGGTGAGCGGCGCCGTGGGTCTCGTCATCCCGGACGTCGTCGGCGGGTTCGACTACCGCGAGATGGCCGCACAGGTCGTCGCCGAACACCCCGACCTGCGGCACGTGCTGGTGCTCGGCGACCCGGGCCCGTTCGAGGACTGGTCGGCGCTGGCGGACGCCGCGGGTGGAACGTCGGCACCGGACCTCGACGTCGACACCGGCGGGCCCGCCGTGCTGCTGGTCTCCGGCGGCACCACCGGCCTGCCGAAGCTCATCGCCCGCACCCACGACGATTACGTCTACAACGCGACCGCCTGCGCGCAGGCAGTCGGCATGGTGCACGACGACGTCTACCTCGTGGTGCTGCCCGCCGGGCACAACTTCCCGTTCGCCTGCCCGGGGCTGGTGGGCTCGATGACCGTCGGCGCCACCACGGTGTTCACCGACGATCCGAGCCCCGAGTCGGCGTTCCCGCTGATCGACCGCCACGGAGTCACCGTCACCGCTCTGGTCAACGCGCTGGCCAAGCTGTGGACGCAGGCGTGCGACTGGGAACCCGTGCTGCCGACGTCGCTGCGCGTGGTGCAGGTGGGCGGCTCCCGGCTCTCCCCCGACGAGGCCCGGTACATCCACGACGGGTTGTCCACCGGCCTGCAGCAGATCTTCGGCATGGCCGAGGGCATGCTGCAGTTCACCCGGCCCGGCGATCCGGTCGACGTCGTCACCCACACCCAGGGCCGGCCGATGTCGCCGCTCGACGAGCTGCGGGTGGTCGACGAGGCGGGCGTAGACGTGGCGCCCGGCGAGGAGGGCGAACTGCTCGTGCGCGGGCCGTACACCATCAACGGCTACTACCGCGCCGAGGAGGCCAACGCCCGGTCCTTCAGCCCGGACGGGTTCTACCGGTCCGGTGACCGCGTGCGCATCTTCGCCGACGGTCCACTCGCCGGCAACGTCGAGGTGGTCGGCCGCATCAAGGACGTCATCCACCGCGGCGGCGAGACGGTCTCGGCCACCGACCTCGAGGACCACCTCCTCACCCATCCGGCGATCTACGCCGCCGCGGCCGTCGCCCTGCCCGACGAGTACCTCGGCGAGAAGATCGGCGCCGCCGTCGTGTTCCGCGGCGCACCGGTGGGGCTTGCCGATCTCAACGCGTTCCTCGACGCGCGGGGCGCCTCGACGCACGCCCGTCCCGACGTGCTGGTGCCGTTGCCTGCGCTGCCCACGACCGCGGTCGGCAAGGTCGACAAGAAGGCCCTCGTCGCCGCGATCACCGCCCCCTAG
- a CDS encoding type I polyketide synthase, whose amino-acid sequence MANHRSEATAQHPAAQPEPIAVIGLGCRVAGDVTTPAAFWSFLLEGRSDVREVPAERWEPYLRRDPRNAAVLRDTTRWGTFLDDLPGFDAEFFGVSPREAELMDPQQRLALEVSWEALEHAGVTPRDLAGTDTAVLMGVNSDDYGKLIMEDLPGIEAWTGIGTSLCGIANRVSHLLDLRGPSVALDAACAASLVAVHQACQMLRAGETSLALAGGVSALIGPGLVRVLDEAGATAPDGRCKTFDAAADGYGRGEGAGVVVLKRLSDALRDGDRVLAVVRGGAVASDGRTVGIMSPNGAAQADMFRTACAASGVDPASVDFVEAHGTGTPTGDPTEVGALAEVYGAGRSGDPCRIGSVKPNVGHLEGGAGVIGLIKAVLALHHETIPPTANVRTLTPAVDWATSGLRVPTAVEPWPRGTTPRRAAVCSYGYGGTIAHVLLEEAPARAATAATGGAAPVVVPVSARSAARLAGQAEALADHLRGRTVDTAAVAATLWARRAHEPFRAAVVAAHPHELVAGLDALARGESTTALVTGTAGAPRDAVWVFSGHGSHWSGMGRELLTAAPEFAAVIDEVDDVFAAGLGFSAREALSSGDLGGTDRVQALTFAMQVGLAAVLRRRGVTPAAVIGHSVGEVAACVVAGTFTLRQGAAVACHRARGFRAVAGQGSMVLVRMPFAEAAARLAGRDDVVAAISASTESTVVSGRTDAVVAVADAWAAEGIEVRRVNTDVAFHSPAMDALTADLARNVAALPDPRPAEIPLYSTALADPRSTAPRGPEYWVTNLRGRVRFAEAVTAAAEDGHRLFLEVSAHPVVSHSIVETLLALGIDEHAVVPVHRRNTDEHRAVATAVAALHCHGATVAHGVTAADEWAADLPATRWQHRRFWRTPTPPPGGRGVHDVASHTLLGGRTDVTGTATTRMWQTRLDLDSRPYPGEHPVQGTEIVPAAVLLTTFLTAARTVHQPGAGLADVRLRTPVAPARLRDLQVVLADRDLTLSSRLVDADDAQDGGWLVHSRAVVAAADDVDELLRTSADLDAARRRCTEALPPRHVVDTLATLGVAAMGFGWEVREMHRGTGELVAVVAAEADGSVPTSWASLLDAATSAASTIFDGPPRLRMPARIERVDCHAAPPAEATLLVRRRPGTTTTDVAITDADGSVLMSLCGMTFEELENSGTDVAGMLHHVAWHEVPWRPEDRPSVVVLVGGDVDGLDRAVRDLTAAGVAYRAVEDPAELSALPAADLAPSAAVLVVPRQDDAPTDTVDLVVRTLAALQEASSPARLWVLTTGVHEGANPAHAPLWGLARVAAAEHPQSWGGALDVADGRVPVGALASLAGHGVVVLRDGVARVARLAPAAAGSASPLQCAPGGTYLITGGTGVLGLRTAQRLADLGARRLVLLSRSGLPPRARWGDARTEAVRAVAALEERGVSVTVAALDLGAPGSADALRAALAPLPAVRGVVHAAGVEAGALLAHSTSEDFAAAMHPKVEGSLVLHEVFPPEQLDWMILFSSCGYLAGFPGQAAYGCANAFLDGLARHRRGLGDRTTAVAWTAWRGLGMGSASEFVAAQLDALGMGTVTADDAWRALDLAMRADAANVVVLPVLPAAAAVPMLSDIAPTDDEDPADGAVDGAHDTRTLAEQVLDAVAGQLGLAAADVDPGLPLVELGVDSIMTVRLRRQLEKQTGLTLPPTLLWEHPTAAAVTDRLAEMLCPTP is encoded by the coding sequence GTGGCGAATCACCGAAGCGAGGCCACTGCCCAACACCCGGCGGCCCAGCCCGAACCCATCGCCGTCATCGGACTCGGCTGCCGCGTCGCCGGCGACGTCACCACGCCGGCGGCGTTCTGGTCCTTCCTGCTCGAGGGGCGCAGCGACGTCCGCGAGGTCCCGGCCGAGCGCTGGGAGCCCTACCTGCGACGCGACCCGCGCAACGCCGCGGTGCTGCGCGACACCACCCGCTGGGGCACGTTCCTCGACGACCTGCCCGGGTTCGACGCCGAGTTCTTCGGCGTCTCGCCGCGCGAGGCCGAACTCATGGATCCGCAGCAGCGCCTCGCACTCGAGGTCAGTTGGGAAGCACTGGAACACGCCGGGGTGACCCCGCGCGACCTGGCCGGCACCGACACCGCCGTGCTGATGGGCGTCAACAGCGACGACTACGGCAAGTTGATCATGGAGGACCTTCCCGGCATCGAGGCGTGGACGGGGATCGGCACGTCGCTGTGCGGGATCGCCAACCGCGTGTCGCATCTGCTGGATCTGCGCGGGCCGAGCGTCGCGCTCGACGCGGCGTGCGCCGCGTCGCTGGTCGCGGTGCACCAGGCCTGCCAGATGCTGCGCGCCGGGGAGACGTCGCTCGCGCTCGCCGGCGGCGTCAGCGCGCTCATCGGACCCGGCCTGGTCCGGGTGCTCGACGAAGCCGGGGCCACCGCCCCGGACGGCCGCTGCAAGACGTTCGACGCCGCCGCCGACGGCTACGGTCGCGGCGAGGGCGCCGGCGTCGTCGTGCTCAAGCGCCTGTCCGATGCGCTGCGCGACGGCGACCGGGTGTTGGCCGTGGTGCGCGGCGGTGCCGTCGCCTCCGACGGCCGGACCGTGGGCATCATGTCGCCCAACGGGGCCGCCCAGGCGGACATGTTCCGCACCGCCTGCGCGGCATCGGGCGTCGACCCGGCGAGCGTCGACTTCGTCGAGGCGCACGGAACCGGCACGCCCACGGGCGATCCGACCGAGGTCGGCGCCCTCGCGGAGGTCTACGGCGCCGGGCGGTCCGGCGACCCGTGCCGCATCGGCTCGGTCAAACCGAACGTGGGTCACCTCGAGGGAGGCGCCGGCGTCATCGGCCTCATCAAGGCCGTCCTGGCGCTGCACCACGAGACCATCCCGCCGACGGCGAACGTGCGCACCCTCACCCCGGCCGTCGACTGGGCGACCAGCGGGCTGCGCGTGCCCACGGCGGTCGAGCCGTGGCCGCGCGGTACCACGCCGCGGCGCGCCGCCGTCTGCAGCTACGGCTACGGCGGCACGATCGCGCACGTCCTGCTCGAGGAGGCGCCCGCCCGCGCCGCGACGGCGGCCACGGGCGGGGCCGCACCCGTCGTCGTGCCGGTGTCGGCCCGCTCGGCGGCCCGGCTGGCCGGGCAGGCGGAGGCGCTCGCGGACCACCTGCGCGGCCGGACCGTCGACACCGCCGCCGTCGCAGCCACCCTCTGGGCCCGCCGCGCGCACGAGCCGTTCCGCGCCGCCGTCGTCGCCGCCCACCCCCACGAGCTGGTGGCCGGACTCGACGCCCTGGCCCGCGGTGAGTCGACGACCGCCCTCGTCACCGGCACCGCAGGCGCCCCGCGCGACGCCGTGTGGGTGTTCTCCGGGCACGGCTCGCACTGGTCCGGCATGGGACGCGAACTGCTCACGGCTGCACCGGAGTTCGCCGCCGTCATCGACGAGGTCGACGACGTCTTCGCCGCCGGGCTGGGGTTCTCGGCGCGAGAGGCGCTGAGCAGCGGCGACCTGGGCGGCACCGACCGCGTGCAGGCGCTCACCTTCGCCATGCAGGTCGGCCTCGCCGCGGTGCTGCGCCGGCGCGGGGTCACGCCCGCCGCGGTGATCGGTCACTCGGTGGGCGAGGTGGCCGCCTGCGTGGTCGCCGGCACGTTCACCCTTCGCCAGGGTGCGGCCGTCGCCTGCCACCGCGCCCGCGGCTTCCGCGCGGTGGCCGGCCAGGGCTCCATGGTGCTGGTCCGAATGCCGTTCGCCGAAGCCGCGGCACGGCTCGCCGGCCGCGACGACGTCGTCGCCGCCATCTCCGCCTCCACGGAGTCGACCGTCGTGTCCGGGCGCACCGACGCGGTGGTCGCCGTCGCCGACGCGTGGGCCGCCGAGGGCATCGAGGTGCGCCGCGTCAACACCGACGTCGCCTTCCACAGCCCCGCCATGGACGCCCTCACCGCCGACCTCGCCCGCAACGTCGCGGCGCTGCCCGACCCGCGTCCGGCCGAGATCCCGCTCTACAGCACGGCACTCGCCGATCCGCGGTCGACGGCGCCGCGCGGACCGGAGTACTGGGTGACCAACCTGCGCGGCCGGGTGCGCTTCGCCGAAGCGGTGACCGCCGCGGCCGAGGACGGCCACCGGCTGTTCCTGGAGGTGTCGGCCCATCCGGTGGTGTCGCACTCGATCGTCGAGACGCTGCTCGCCCTCGGCATCGACGAGCACGCCGTCGTTCCGGTGCATCGTCGCAACACCGACGAGCACAGGGCCGTCGCCACCGCCGTCGCCGCGCTGCACTGCCACGGCGCGACCGTCGCGCACGGCGTCACGGCCGCAGACGAGTGGGCCGCCGACCTGCCCGCCACCCGGTGGCAACACCGGCGGTTCTGGCGCACCCCCACACCGCCACCCGGCGGGCGCGGCGTGCACGACGTCGCCAGCCACACCCTGCTCGGCGGCCGCACCGACGTCACCGGCACCGCGACGACGAGGATGTGGCAGACCCGACTGGACCTCGACAGCCGGCCGTACCCGGGCGAGCACCCCGTGCAGGGCACCGAGATCGTGCCCGCAGCGGTGCTGCTCACCACGTTCCTGACCGCGGCGCGCACCGTGCACCAGCCCGGCGCCGGGCTCGCCGACGTCCGGCTGCGCACCCCGGTCGCGCCCGCGCGCCTCCGCGACCTGCAGGTCGTCCTAGCCGACCGCGACCTGACGCTGTCCTCGCGCCTGGTCGACGCCGACGACGCTCAGGACGGCGGCTGGCTGGTGCACAGTCGCGCCGTCGTGGCCGCCGCGGACGACGTCGACGAGCTGCTGCGCACGTCGGCGGACCTCGACGCGGCCCGCAGGCGGTGCACCGAGGCGCTGCCGCCGCGACACGTCGTCGACACCCTCGCCACGCTCGGCGTCGCCGCCATGGGCTTCGGCTGGGAGGTCCGCGAGATGCACCGGGGGACCGGCGAACTGGTCGCCGTCGTCGCCGCGGAGGCCGACGGCTCGGTACCGACGTCCTGGGCCTCGCTGCTCGACGCCGCGACGTCGGCGGCGTCGACGATCTTCGATGGGCCGCCACGGCTGCGGATGCCCGCCCGGATCGAACGCGTCGACTGCCACGCCGCCCCGCCCGCCGAGGCGACCCTGCTGGTGCGCCGTCGCCCCGGCACGACGACCACCGACGTCGCCATCACCGACGCCGACGGCTCAGTGCTGATGTCCCTGTGCGGCATGACCTTCGAGGAACTCGAGAACTCCGGCACCGACGTCGCCGGCATGCTGCACCACGTGGCGTGGCACGAGGTGCCGTGGCGTCCCGAGGACCGGCCGAGCGTCGTCGTCCTCGTCGGCGGCGACGTCGACGGACTGGATCGCGCGGTCCGCGACCTGACCGCGGCCGGCGTGGCCTACCGCGCGGTGGAGGATCCCGCCGAACTGTCCGCGCTTCCCGCCGCCGACCTCGCACCCTCGGCCGCCGTGCTCGTCGTGCCGCGCCAGGACGACGCGCCCACCGACACCGTCGACCTCGTCGTGCGCACGCTCGCCGCGCTGCAGGAGGCATCGTCACCGGCCCGGCTGTGGGTGCTCACCACCGGCGTGCACGAGGGCGCGAACCCGGCGCACGCGCCGCTGTGGGGCCTGGCGCGCGTCGCCGCCGCCGAGCACCCGCAGAGCTGGGGCGGCGCGCTGGACGTCGCGGACGGCCGGGTGCCGGTCGGCGCGTTGGCGTCGCTGGCCGGGCACGGCGTGGTGGTGCTGCGCGACGGCGTGGCGCGCGTCGCGCGCTTGGCGCCGGCCGCCGCGGGATCGGCGTCGCCGCTGCAGTGCGCGCCGGGTGGCACCTACCTCATCACCGGCGGCACCGGCGTGCTCGGGTTGCGGACCGCCCAGCGTCTCGCGGACCTCGGGGCCCGGCGACTGGTACTGCTGTCACGGTCCGGGCTGCCGCCGCGCGCGAGGTGGGGTGACGCGCGGACCGAAGCGGTGCGCGCGGTCGCCGCGCTGGAGGAGCGCGGGGTCTCCGTGACCGTGGCGGCGCTCGACCTGGGGGCACCGGGCTCGGCCGACGCGCTGCGAGCCGCGCTCGCGCCGCTGCCCGCGGTGCGGGGTGTCGTGCACGCCGCCGGCGTCGAAGCCGGTGCGCTGCTCGCGCATTCGACGTCCGAGGACTTCGCCGCGGCCATGCACCCCAAGGTGGAAGGATCCCTGGTGTTGCACGAGGTGTTCCCACCCGAGCAGCTGGACTGGATGATCCTGTTCTCGTCCTGCGGATACCTCGCCGGCTTCCCCGGCCAGGCCGCCTACGGATGCGCCAACGCGTTCCTCGACGGGCTGGCCCGCCACCGCCGGGGCCTCGGCGACCGCACGACGGCCGTGGCGTGGACGGCCTGGCGCGGGCTGGGCATGGGGTCGGCGTCGGAGTTCGTGGCCGCGCAGCTCGACGCGCTGGGCATGGGCACCGTGACGGCCGACGACGCCTGGCGCGCACTCGATCTCGCGATGCGTGCCGACGCGGCCAACGTCGTGGTGCTGCCGGTGCTGCCCGCGGCCGCTGCGGTGCCGATGCTCTCCGACATCGCGCCCACCGACGACGAGGACCCGGCCGACGGGGCCGTCGACGGCGCCCACGACACGCGCACGCTCGCCGAGCAGGTCCTCGACGCCGTCGCCGGTCAGCTGGGGCTCGCGGCGGCCGACGTCGACCCGGGTCTGCCGCTGGTGGAACTCGGCGTCGATTCGATCATGACCGTCCGGCTGCGCCGGCAGCTGGAGAAGCAGACGGGTCTGACGCTGCCGCCGACGCTGCTCTGGGAACACCCCACCGCGGCGGCCGTCACCGACCGCCTGGCGGAGATGCTCTGCCCCACCCCGTGA